The following proteins come from a genomic window of Spea bombifrons isolate aSpeBom1 chromosome 10, aSpeBom1.2.pri, whole genome shotgun sequence:
- the LOC128467007 gene encoding 40S ribosomal protein S3a-like — protein sequence ICESGESRVIYPCREAHVDVKTTDGYLLCLFCVGFTKKRNNQIRKTSYAQHQQVRQIRKKMMEIMTREVQTNDLKEVVNKLIPDSIGKDIEKACQSIYPLHDVYVRKVKMLKKPKFELGKLMKLHGEGGGAGKPAGDETGAKVERADGYEPPLQESV from the coding sequence atatgtgagtcaggagaaagcagggtcatatatccatgcAGAGAGGCTCACGTTGATGTGAAGACCACAGATGGCTACCTACTTTGCCTATTCTGTGTTGGATTCACCAAAAAGCGTAACAACCAGATTAGAAAGACTTCTTATGCCCAGCATCAGCAAGTGCGTCAGATCCGCAAGAAGATGATGGAAATCATGACTCGTGAAGTGCAGACAAATGACTTGAAAGAAGTTGTTAACAAGCTAATTCCAGACAGTATCGGCAAAGACATTGAAAAGGCCTGCCAGTCCATCTATCCTCTACATGATGTGTATGTACGCAAAGTGAAGATGctgaaaaagccaaagtttgAGCTGGGCAAACTTATGAAACTACATGGTGAAGGCGGTGGTGCTGGGAAGCCTGCAGGAGATGAGACAGGCGCCAAAGTAGAGCGGGCTGATGGATATGAACCCCCACTTCAGGAATCTGTCTGA